One part of the Populus alba chromosome 18, ASM523922v2, whole genome shotgun sequence genome encodes these proteins:
- the LOC118052042 gene encoding auxin-responsive protein SAUR24 produces MKVNKICQIVRFKLFVHRWKLRSLGNKKSSHQESGSLTKKTPPAGYLAVYVGMQEKRFLIPTRFLNLPVFVGLLKKTEEEFGFQCNGGLVLLCEVEFFEEVLSLLEKDEPRFGSFALEDFFKIVSCEVGFDSCKETTSSTSHVFTPLLEKARV; encoded by the coding sequence ATGAAGGTAAACAAGATCTGTCAGATTGTGAGGTTCAAGTTATTCGTGCACCGTTGGAAGCTAAGGAGTCTTGGAAACAAGAAAAGCAGCCACCAAGAATCAGGTTCATTGACCAAGAAAACACCACCAGCTGGGTATCTTGCAGTCTATGTCGGGATGCAAGAAAAGAGGTTCCTGATACCTACAAGGTTTCTAAACCTGCCAGTTTTTGTTGGGTTGTTAAAGAAAACAGAAGAGGAGTTTGGGTTTCAATGTAACGGAGGGCTTGTCTTGCTTTGTGAAGTCGAGTTTTTTGAAGAGGTTTTGAGTTTGTTAGAGAAAGATGAGCCCAGATTTGGTAGTTTTGCTCTGGAGGATTTTTTCAAGATTGTTTCTTGTGAAGTGGGTTTTGATTCTTGCAAGGAAACAACATCAAGTACTAGTCATGTTTTTACTCCATTGCTGGAGAAGGCTAGGGTTTAA